The stretch of DNA CTCACCGAGGCCGGCGGCCGCGTGGAGCACCGGGATGGGCGGCCGTACACGCCGCGGTCCACGAACCAGCTCACCATCGCCGGCCGGAGCGCCGGCGTCTCCGCGCTCGTGCGGTCCTGGCTCGACGCGTGATCGGATCTCACCGCGCGCGCCGGCACGAGGCGCGACTTGCCGACCTGCGTGCTTTTTGACAGAGTCCGTTCAATGTCGAACTCCGACCGGGTCATCACCGACTACGAGGCGTACCTGTTCGGCGAGGGGACGTGGCTGCGCGCCTGGGAGAAGCTCGGCGCGCGCCCGTGCGAGCGCGACGGCATCGCCGGCTACAGCTTCGCGGTGTGGGCGCCGAACGCTCGCGGCGTGTCTGTCGTCGGCGACTTCAACGGGTGGGACGGGCGGGTCGCTCCGCTGCGCAGCCTTGGCGTGAGCGGCCTCTGGGAAGGCTTCGTGCCGGGTGTGTCGGAAGGCGTGCGGTACAAGTTCGAGATCCACACGCCGGCCGGGCCGCCGCTCGTCAAGGCCGATCCGTTCGCGCTCGCGGCCGAGCACCCGCCGCGCAGCGCGTCGGTCACCGCGCACCTGACCGGCTATGCCTGGGGCGATCACGACTGGATGCGCGCGCGGCGCCAGCGGAACCCGCTCGACCACGCGATGAGCATCTACGAGGTGCACGCCGGGTCGTGGCGGCGCAAGGACGGCGATGCGCGGCTGAGCTGGCGGGATCTCGCGCACGAGCTGATTCCGTACGTGCTCGAGCTCGGATTCACGCACATCGAGCTGATGCCGGTGATGGAACATCCCTTCGACGGATCGTGGGGCTACCAGGTGACCGGCTACTTCGCGCCGACCAGCCGCCATGGCGCCCCCGACGACTTCCGGTCCTTCGTGGACGAGTGTCACCGGCGCGGCATCGGCGTGATCCTCGACTGGGTCCCGGGCCACTTCCCGAAGGACGCGCACGGCCTGGCGCACTTCGACGGCACGGCGCTCTACGAGCACGCGGATCCCCGGCAGGGCGAGCACCAGGACTGGGGCACGCTCATCTTCAACTACGGCCGCCACGAGGTCCGCAACTTCCTCCTCTCGAACGCCATGTACTGGCTCGACTCGTTCCACGTCGACGGCCTTCGCGTGGACGCGGTGGCGTCGATGATCTACCTCGACTACTCGCGGCACGAGGGCGAGTGGGTGCCGAATCGGTACGGCGGGCGCGAGAACCTCGAGGCCATCGACTTCCTGCGCGAGCTGAACACCATCGCGCACGAGCACCATCCCGGCGTCTCGATGATCGCGGAGGAGTCGACGGCGTTTCCGGCCGTGTCGCGTCCGACGTGGGTCGGCGGGCTGGGCTTCACCTTCAAGTGGAACATGGGCTGGATGCACGACATCCTCACCTACGTCGGCAAGGACCCGGTCTACCGGCGATGGGAACACCAGCACCTGACGTTCTCGATGCTCTACGCGTACAACGAGAACTTCATCCTGCCGTTCTCGCACGACGAG from Acidobacteriota bacterium encodes:
- the glgB gene encoding 1,4-alpha-glucan branching protein GlgB, yielding MSNSDRVITDYEAYLFGEGTWLRAWEKLGARPCERDGIAGYSFAVWAPNARGVSVVGDFNGWDGRVAPLRSLGVSGLWEGFVPGVSEGVRYKFEIHTPAGPPLVKADPFALAAEHPPRSASVTAHLTGYAWGDHDWMRARRQRNPLDHAMSIYEVHAGSWRRKDGDARLSWRDLAHELIPYVLELGFTHIELMPVMEHPFDGSWGYQVTGYFAPTSRHGAPDDFRSFVDECHRRGIGVILDWVPGHFPKDAHGLAHFDGTALYEHADPRQGEHQDWGTLIFNYGRHEVRNFLLSNAMYWLDSFHVDGLRVDAVASMIYLDYSRHEGEWVPNRYGGRENLEAIDFLRELNTIAHEHHPGVSMIAEESTAFPAVSRPTWVGGLGFTFKWNMGWMHDILTYVGKDPVYRRWEHQHLTFSMLYAYNENFILPFSHDEVVHGKRSMMDKVPGDAWQKAATVRALYAFMYAHPGKKLLFMGSEFGQWREWQHDTSLDWHLAQEPLHAGIRSAVIDLNRLYREEPALHAVDNEPGGFSWIDCTDADSSIISFVRRARDPQDFVVAVFNWTPVVRAGYRIGAPEPGFYRELLNTDAAYYGGGNVGNAGGVPSEPISAHGHAQSIVLTLPPLSGVLFTLAPRA